A region of Paenibacillus thiaminolyticus DNA encodes the following proteins:
- a CDS encoding TIGR03826 family flagellar region protein: MELSNCPRCGRLFAKAFRDICPACLKEIEQEYERCVAYLREKRHASMHELSEETKVSPRQITQFIREGRISEYQAPNLTYDCEVCGNPIREGHMCEPCRTRLVRQIQEAGIAKEPDKGEAASGTRAYQAFDPSRSK, from the coding sequence ATGGAATTGAGCAATTGTCCGCGCTGCGGCAGGCTATTCGCCAAGGCATTCAGGGACATCTGCCCTGCATGTCTGAAGGAGATTGAACAGGAGTATGAACGGTGCGTGGCCTATTTACGTGAGAAGCGGCATGCTTCAATGCATGAGCTAAGCGAAGAGACGAAGGTCAGTCCGCGCCAGATTACGCAGTTCATCCGGGAAGGACGCATCTCAGAATACCAGGCTCCGAATTTGACATATGATTGTGAAGTGTGCGGCAACCCGATTCGGGAAGGGCATATGTGCGAGCCATGCCGGACGAGGCTGGTTCGGCAAATACAGGAAGCGGGCATTGCGAAGGAGCCGGACAAGGGAGAAGCGGCCTCCGGAACGAGAGCGTACCAGGCTTTTGACCCGTCCCGCAGCAAATAG
- a CDS encoding glycosyltransferase: MIAMLCWIVGCYGMAVAAVHLAHGWQKLMRGSRPAPWMHVVIVSENDERHIEWMVRAFGFYTWLRGRQLHMTLLDCGSTDATLAIAERAVRGAGISWNADVVSPEEVERVLDKLESSQPAEAALVVVRLNRAEDLRKVPFMSGSAI; encoded by the coding sequence ATGATCGCGATGCTATGTTGGATTGTTGGGTGCTATGGGATGGCGGTGGCGGCCGTTCATCTCGCGCATGGGTGGCAGAAGCTGATGCGGGGCTCTCGTCCTGCGCCATGGATGCATGTTGTCATCGTAAGCGAGAATGATGAACGCCACATCGAATGGATGGTACGGGCCTTTGGCTTCTATACTTGGTTAAGAGGGCGCCAGCTGCATATGACTCTGCTGGACTGCGGATCGACGGACGCAACGCTGGCAATCGCCGAGCGTGCGGTCCGGGGAGCAGGAATAAGCTGGAATGCGGATGTTGTCTCGCCTGAAGAAGTGGAGCGGGTATTGGATAAGCTGGAATCGAGCCAGCCGGCGGAAGCAGCTTTGGTCGTGGTCCGCTTGAATCGGGCGGAGGACCTGCGGAAGGTTCCTTTTATGTCTGGAAGCGCTATCTGA
- a CDS encoding response regulator, with product MEHRTQEKPSIKVLLADDHQLFREGLKRILNMEDDLEVIGECGDGIQVVEFCNTEVPDVVLMDINMPVENGVVATERLRDIFPDVKVIILSIHDDESYVFETLRKGASGYLLKDMEAESLINAIRSVVSGYAFIHPKVTGKLIQQLRRMTILDGHGVVSNQSSHDSGVRFVAAEDNPLTRREAEVLRLMAEGKSNKMIGEYLFISEKTVKNHVSSILQKMEVDDRTQAVINSIKNGWVTL from the coding sequence ATGGAGCATCGAACACAGGAAAAGCCTAGCATCAAAGTACTCCTTGCTGACGATCATCAGCTTTTTCGCGAAGGGTTGAAGCGGATTTTGAACATGGAGGACGATCTGGAAGTCATCGGGGAATGCGGCGACGGGATTCAGGTTGTAGAATTCTGCAACACGGAAGTGCCGGACGTCGTCCTGATGGACATCAATATGCCAGTGGAGAACGGCGTCGTCGCAACCGAGCGTCTTCGCGATATTTTCCCGGATGTCAAAGTCATCATTCTATCCATTCATGACGACGAGAGCTATGTATTCGAGACGCTGCGCAAGGGCGCATCCGGCTACCTGCTCAAGGATATGGAGGCCGAGTCGCTGATCAACGCGATCCGTTCAGTCGTCAGCGGCTATGCGTTCATTCATCCGAAGGTGACAGGCAAGCTGATTCAACAGCTGCGGCGAATGACGATTCTGGATGGGCATGGCGTCGTGAGCAATCAATCCTCACATGATTCAGGCGTGCGATTCGTGGCGGCGGAAGACAACCCGCTTACTCGCCGTGAGGCGGAAGTGCTCCGTCTGATGGCTGAAGGCAAGAGCAATAAGATGATTGGTGAATACTTGTTCATCAGCGAGAAGACAGTCAAGAACCATGTCAGCAGCATTCTGCAAAAAATGGAGGTTGACGATCGTACGCAAGCGGTCATTAACTCCATTAAGAACGGCTGGGTCACTTTGTAA
- a CDS encoding YhgE/Pip domain-containing protein, whose amino-acid sequence MNILKIYITDLRNIIKNPAAIIVILAVVILPSLYAWFNILPSWDPYANTKDVAVAVVNLDKGAEVQDKSIDVGGKVVESLKENDKLGWRFVDKEDAMEGVNHGDYYAAIVIPEDFSEKITSVISSHPEKAELDYYINEKVNAIAPKVTSAGATGVTSTIRSNFVKEANGAIFDIFNEIGVELEGNKPSILKMKDNLFKLEENIPEIESMIRKGQVDLIKADDIIKKAETALSLIKDFEKEKKDAVDSDVERLLDKGDETFEKTIPTVKKDLQALQNTMSEMSAMTDAINSNLDLRVVEQELRKKSDEVNAGIWSLQQLITRVESVNHSLTTGGVMNDMISSLYDMRNKLEDLNNQLEKARRTVADNKELAVDKLKEIQRTAIKINELIGQFRTDLDNRIVPALTKALNDVEQAGKRYRDQLTQVQDLIKKAKDQLAQADGSTIADKWKEIAASLSEAASQLENSLGSLDKLIEKVEEISKLTGTDYQWLIDMLNNMKTNAGSLQELLDKINKELENNNVPELVGSLIGKFLDKAEIMAGQLADSYDNVIAPGFKTTRSNIEKLVNEAREKSGKLQDAAVSVVKLTDKLLAKDFNKVEDQLRNAAARTKDGQNAISKLIDVAENMKRSVDDGAIEDVIAKLRNIESRMEDVSKALIRASDFAGDANKPTKDTLTQISSVTKDAAASIDDAVETIDKDVVPAFHRSMEKSREGLEFVRKIENELFAAIPKIESALAEVKDKVRLGETELNKVNGEFPELSRKVRDIASKIRSFEETGDLDEVIKLLTGDAEQESDFFAEPVLLKEHELFPIPNYGSAMSPFFTTLALWVGGLLLISMLIVDIENKHEYKSYEAYFGRLLTFVTLGIGQATIVTLGDMFLLKTYVLHKFWFVLFGIYISIIFVTIVYTLVSVFGNVGKALSIVLLVFQLASSGGTFPIQMTPAFFQKLHPFLPFTHAITIMREAVGGILWPVVTKHMLILLIYIGIAFVLGVGLKKTINKSSDKFLQKAKKSKLL is encoded by the coding sequence ATGAATATACTGAAAATTTACATAACAGACCTTCGCAACATCATTAAAAATCCGGCTGCAATTATTGTCATTTTGGCGGTAGTCATTTTGCCTTCCTTATATGCCTGGTTCAATATTCTTCCGTCCTGGGATCCGTACGCCAATACGAAGGATGTAGCCGTAGCCGTTGTCAATCTGGATAAGGGCGCCGAAGTCCAGGATAAAAGCATCGACGTGGGCGGGAAGGTCGTCGAATCATTGAAGGAAAATGATAAATTAGGATGGCGGTTCGTAGATAAAGAGGACGCGATGGAGGGTGTCAACCACGGGGATTATTATGCGGCCATCGTCATTCCGGAGGATTTCTCCGAGAAAATCACCTCGGTCATATCGAGTCATCCCGAGAAGGCGGAATTGGATTATTATATCAATGAAAAAGTAAATGCCATCGCGCCAAAGGTGACATCGGCCGGGGCGACGGGTGTAACGTCAACGATCCGCAGCAATTTCGTGAAAGAGGCGAACGGCGCCATCTTTGATATTTTCAATGAGATTGGCGTGGAGCTGGAAGGGAACAAGCCTTCGATTTTGAAGATGAAGGATAATCTTTTCAAATTGGAAGAGAATATTCCTGAAATTGAAAGCATGATTCGGAAGGGTCAAGTTGATTTAATTAAGGCGGATGACATTATCAAAAAAGCGGAAACCGCCCTATCTTTAATCAAGGATTTCGAAAAAGAGAAAAAAGATGCTGTTGATTCCGATGTGGAAAGGCTCCTGGATAAGGGAGATGAAACGTTTGAGAAAACCATCCCGACGGTCAAAAAGGACCTGCAGGCCCTGCAAAACACGATGTCCGAAATGTCGGCCATGACGGATGCGATTAATTCCAATCTTGATCTTCGCGTCGTGGAACAGGAGCTGCGCAAAAAAAGCGATGAAGTGAATGCAGGAATATGGTCATTGCAGCAGCTAATTACTAGAGTCGAGAGTGTCAATCATTCTCTTACCACTGGCGGAGTCATGAATGACATGATCTCCTCACTCTATGATATGAGAAACAAATTGGAAGATTTGAATAACCAATTGGAGAAAGCTCGCCGTACCGTTGCCGACAATAAAGAGCTTGCTGTGGATAAGCTGAAGGAAATTCAGCGAACGGCAATCAAAATCAATGAGTTGATTGGACAGTTCCGAACGGATCTGGATAATCGCATCGTTCCCGCGCTGACGAAGGCACTGAATGATGTGGAGCAGGCCGGCAAGCGATACCGGGATCAACTAACCCAAGTGCAAGACCTGATCAAAAAGGCGAAGGACCAGCTTGCACAGGCAGATGGCAGCACCATTGCCGACAAGTGGAAAGAGATTGCGGCCTCGTTATCCGAAGCGGCAAGCCAACTTGAAAACAGCTTGGGATCGCTCGATAAACTGATAGAAAAAGTAGAGGAGATCTCCAAATTAACGGGTACGGATTATCAATGGCTCATTGACATGTTGAATAACATGAAAACGAACGCGGGGAGCCTGCAAGAGCTGCTGGATAAAATCAATAAAGAGCTTGAAAACAACAATGTGCCAGAGCTTGTGGGCAGTCTGATTGGAAAGTTTCTGGACAAAGCGGAGATTATGGCCGGCCAGTTGGCTGACAGCTATGATAATGTCATTGCTCCCGGATTTAAAACAACCCGCAGCAATATCGAGAAGCTCGTGAACGAGGCGCGCGAAAAATCAGGCAAATTACAGGATGCCGCGGTTTCCGTCGTGAAATTGACGGATAAATTATTGGCCAAAGATTTCAATAAAGTAGAAGATCAGCTTCGAAATGCGGCGGCGCGCACGAAGGATGGCCAAAATGCGATAAGCAAATTAATCGATGTTGCGGAAAACATGAAACGATCCGTAGATGACGGCGCGATTGAGGATGTGATTGCGAAGCTTCGGAACATAGAGAGCCGAATGGAAGATGTATCGAAGGCATTAATTCGGGCCAGCGATTTTGCCGGCGATGCGAATAAGCCGACGAAAGATACGCTTACTCAGATTAGCTCCGTGACGAAGGATGCGGCTGCCTCCATCGATGATGCGGTGGAGACGATTGATAAGGATGTCGTTCCTGCTTTCCACCGTTCGATGGAAAAGTCCAGAGAAGGATTGGAATTCGTCCGGAAAATTGAAAACGAATTGTTCGCCGCAATTCCGAAAATCGAATCGGCCTTGGCCGAGGTGAAGGACAAAGTTCGCTTAGGCGAAACGGAATTAAACAAGGTGAATGGAGAGTTCCCGGAACTTAGCAGAAAGGTAAGGGATATTGCGTCCAAAATTCGTTCTTTTGAAGAAACGGGCGATTTGGATGAAGTCATCAAGCTGCTGACTGGGGATGCGGAGCAAGAAAGTGATTTCTTTGCGGAGCCTGTGCTGCTGAAGGAGCATGAGCTGTTCCCGATTCCGAACTATGGTTCGGCGATGTCGCCGTTCTTCACCACGTTGGCGCTATGGGTCGGCGGACTGCTTCTGATTTCGATGCTGATTGTCGATATTGAGAATAAGCATGAATACAAGAGTTATGAGGCTTATTTCGGCCGGCTGCTTACGTTTGTTACGCTGGGTATCGGGCAGGCGACGATTGTCACGTTGGGCGATATGTTTCTTTTGAAAACCTATGTTCTTCATAAATTTTGGTTTGTCCTATTCGGGATATACATCAGTATTATATTCGTTACCATTGTATACACGCTTGTATCCGTGTTTGGGAATGTCGGGAAGGCATTATCCATCGTGCTGCTCGTATTCCAGCTGGCGAGCTCCGGCGGGACATTTCCGATTCAAATGACACCGGCCTTCTTCCAGAAGCTGCATCCGTTTTTACCGTTCACCCATGCTATCACGATTATGAGGGAAGCGGTTGGGGGAATCCTGTGGCCTGTCGTCACCAAGCATATGTTAATCCTGCTTATTTATATCGGGATTGCATTCGTGCTGGGAGTCGGCTTGAAGAAGACGATTAATAAATCTAGCGATAAATTTTTGCAAAAGGCGAAGAAGAGCAAGCTGCTGTAA
- a CDS encoding ComF family protein: protein MAEPAAQGHWLERRLQRLLRPRVIPCNVCGQALGASAAACYKEIREAALTKELCGRCLRDIPWIQLIGCMSCGRGIRCPDCARDPVASHGLSANRSVVRYNEAMKQWLADYKFRGNIRYEPVMAVMMLASYSMLFRSVYPVEGGEDNRSVRRLRKWLWGTPLEEMLPDLVTYVPSTDARLQVRGFNQAERLARLLGQAWSRPVVALLDRKLDGEKQSKQERKGRERSAAEAFVLNRHAPAVAARALTSASVGMINRRRQIRILIIDDVYTTGSTLRACARQLSRLNDVFSIPVHTASYTWARA, encoded by the coding sequence ATGGCTGAACCGGCAGCGCAGGGGCATTGGCTTGAACGAAGGCTTCAGCGGCTGTTGCGGCCGCGGGTGATTCCGTGTAATGTATGCGGCCAGGCGCTGGGCGCGTCAGCAGCCGCTTGTTATAAGGAAATAAGAGAAGCGGCGTTGACGAAAGAACTATGCGGCAGATGCTTGAGAGATATTCCGTGGATTCAATTGATTGGATGCATGTCTTGCGGTAGGGGCATTCGCTGTCCCGACTGTGCCCGCGATCCGGTAGCTTCTCACGGTTTGTCCGCCAACCGGAGCGTGGTCCGATATAATGAAGCGATGAAGCAGTGGCTGGCGGACTATAAGTTCCGGGGAAATATCCGGTACGAGCCGGTCATGGCTGTTATGATGCTGGCATCCTATTCGATGCTGTTTCGCTCTGTATATCCGGTGGAGGGTGGAGAAGATAATCGGTCAGTCCGAAGGCTGAGGAAGTGGCTGTGGGGAACTCCATTGGAGGAGATGCTGCCCGACCTCGTCACTTATGTGCCGTCTACGGATGCGCGGCTGCAGGTGCGCGGGTTCAACCAGGCAGAACGGCTGGCCCGTCTGCTGGGTCAGGCTTGGAGCCGTCCGGTCGTGGCCTTGCTTGACCGGAAGCTGGATGGGGAGAAGCAGAGCAAGCAGGAGCGTAAGGGGCGGGAGCGGAGTGCAGCCGAAGCTTTCGTGTTGAACAGGCATGCGCCCGCTGTTGCTGCGCGAGCTCTAACTTCGGCCTCGGTGGGAATGATTAACCGGCGGAGGCAGATCCGCATTCTCATCATTGATGACGTGTATACGACAGGAAGCACGCTCCGCGCTTGTGCCCGTCAGCTTTCGCGGCTGAACGACGTCTTTTCTATCCCGGTACATACAGCCAGCTACACGTGGGCGAGAGCTTGA
- a CDS encoding sensor histidine kinase, which translates to MDNQVGNIDRVIKNAIKVMEESKYQIFEILDSSRNEAITMSHELQEVLNQTAEICDKVDELERKYRLARLRLTEVSRDFVRYTEEDIKLAYEKATQLQLELMIYREKEGYLKTRRDDLQKRLRAVEGSIERAETIGSQMSVALEYLSGDLGQVTRILESAKNRQLLGLKIILAQEEERKRIAREIHDGPAQSLANLVLRTEIVERMITKQDFQSVKNEIVDLRSQVRFGLEEIRKIIYNLRPMALDDLGLVPTLRKFIHDYEEKNRIRTSFEIRGHERRLKSAMEAAIYRLVQEAFTNAAKHGHPTNVTCELTYEPEEVRVVVRDNGFGFKLDSLEVKSKEHMHFGLLGMKERVELLEGHMEIYSAENRGTRIVIQIPTNVEKREE; encoded by the coding sequence GTGGACAATCAGGTCGGAAACATTGATCGCGTGATTAAGAACGCCATCAAAGTAATGGAAGAAAGCAAATATCAAATATTTGAAATATTGGATTCCTCCCGGAATGAAGCCATTACGATGAGTCACGAGCTTCAGGAAGTGTTGAATCAGACGGCGGAAATTTGCGATAAAGTGGACGAGCTGGAACGGAAATATCGTCTGGCTCGTTTGCGTTTGACCGAGGTAAGCCGTGACTTTGTCCGCTACACGGAAGAGGATATTAAGCTAGCTTATGAGAAAGCAACGCAGTTGCAGCTGGAACTGATGATATACCGTGAGAAGGAAGGCTACCTGAAGACCCGCAGGGACGATCTGCAGAAGCGGCTGCGCGCCGTGGAGGGATCGATTGAACGTGCGGAGACGATTGGTTCCCAAATGAGCGTGGCGCTGGAATACCTGTCCGGAGATCTGGGTCAAGTGACCCGCATTCTGGAATCGGCGAAGAATCGCCAGCTTCTCGGCCTGAAGATTATTCTGGCCCAGGAAGAGGAGCGCAAGCGAATCGCCCGGGAGATTCATGACGGTCCTGCTCAGTCACTGGCCAATCTAGTGCTGAGGACGGAAATTGTAGAAAGAATGATAACGAAGCAGGATTTTCAGTCGGTCAAGAACGAAATAGTAGATTTACGATCGCAAGTGCGATTCGGTCTGGAGGAAATCCGGAAGATTATATACAATTTGCGGCCGATGGCCCTCGATGATTTGGGGTTAGTGCCGACATTGCGCAAGTTCATTCATGATTATGAAGAGAAGAACCGGATTCGAACCTCCTTCGAGATTCGGGGGCATGAGCGCCGGTTGAAGTCGGCGATGGAGGCGGCCATCTACAGGCTGGTGCAGGAGGCGTTCACCAATGCGGCGAAGCATGGGCATCCGACGAACGTTACCTGTGAATTGACCTATGAGCCGGAGGAGGTACGGGTTGTCGTCCGGGATAACGGATTCGGCTTCAAGCTGGATTCCCTGGAGGTCAAATCGAAGGAACATATGCATTTCGGTCTGCTTGGGATGAAGGAGCGTGTCGAACTGCTCGAAGGCCACATGGAGATCTATTCCGCCGAGAACCGCGGCACGCGAATCGTGATACAAATTCCGACAAATGTGGAGAAGAGAGAGGAGTAA
- a CDS encoding DEAD/DEAH box helicase: MQVRVYAVRTESGWHTGMTLDWRVDAGYWLSEEGGKRRGMKLVVLQPALPIFIGLAMLEDFIENEGMDQWGKRGWTKYYRDALHSYRELLYLFTDSDRHGEEEWFTVMILEAPDAEPNAQAVKEGRQEAYRVAESAAVYRIEERVTRQAPALERLPEAGGALRASLQADAWQLAEALQGRLVSDEELVSLMEDKGWQGWIPLRHTFIQLGCLHGWLEVRAGIMPVEDEGKRWASKAMSRWRTASAVYRCNRCGSTEDMTVSACASCGSMECRTCTHCLNLGRIRSCSLLVAGSSFRPPAAASGRAAREEELGPRLAKWGLAPAQEAASTDALQYIASVRRDKGGGRSLNAGQAVTGTFLLWAVTGAGKTEMIFPLIEDALLHGGRALVATPRRDVVLELKPRIEKAFPAERVVTLYGGSPERWGEGRITLATTHQLLRFDRAFDLVIIDELDAFPYHNDPMLHRAAERVCRRGGVFVFLSATPPEAMQRQVRRGTLRHARVPVRYHRHPLPVPARVAMPAVALCLARGALPRALLRRMAESVGRGAQVFIFITRIRQVEGVVQLLQRQFPEVRVEGTSAADAQRGDRVLRFRERDIRMLVTTTILERGVTVPKSDVYILDADDKLFDEASLVQMAGRAGRSKDDPAGTVVFGSRQWNRAQRRAVRQIRGMNRLARRYGYLLPIYSERSWRNG; this comes from the coding sequence GTGCAAGTAAGAGTTTACGCCGTAAGAACGGAGAGCGGATGGCATACGGGGATGACGTTGGACTGGCGTGTAGATGCAGGCTACTGGCTGTCGGAGGAGGGAGGAAAGCGAAGGGGGATGAAGCTGGTCGTGCTCCAGCCGGCCCTGCCGATATTTATCGGGTTGGCGATGCTGGAGGACTTCATCGAGAACGAGGGGATGGACCAGTGGGGGAAGCGGGGTTGGACGAAATATTATCGCGATGCGCTGCACAGTTATCGTGAATTGTTGTACCTGTTCACCGATTCCGATCGTCATGGGGAGGAGGAATGGTTCACGGTGATGATCTTGGAAGCCCCGGATGCGGAGCCGAATGCGCAGGCGGTGAAGGAAGGTCGGCAGGAAGCGTACCGGGTAGCAGAAAGCGCGGCAGTGTATCGTATTGAAGAGAGAGTCACTCGACAGGCGCCCGCTCTTGAGCGACTTCCTGAAGCGGGAGGCGCGCTTCGTGCATCACTGCAAGCGGATGCATGGCAGCTGGCTGAAGCGCTGCAGGGCAGGCTCGTCTCGGACGAAGAGCTTGTATCGCTTATGGAAGATAAGGGCTGGCAAGGATGGATTCCGCTTAGGCATACGTTTATTCAACTGGGATGTCTCCACGGCTGGTTGGAGGTGCGAGCGGGCATTATGCCGGTGGAGGATGAGGGCAAGCGCTGGGCAAGCAAGGCGATGTCCCGTTGGCGAACAGCTTCCGCCGTGTACCGGTGCAATCGCTGCGGCAGCACGGAGGATATGACGGTATCCGCCTGCGCTTCCTGCGGCAGCATGGAATGCCGGACTTGCACGCATTGTCTGAATCTGGGACGCATCCGATCCTGCTCGCTGCTCGTAGCAGGATCTTCCTTCCGCCCGCCGGCGGCAGCGTCCGGGAGAGCGGCCCGAGAAGAAGAGCTCGGACCGCGTCTCGCGAAATGGGGACTGGCTCCGGCACAGGAGGCCGCCAGTACGGATGCGCTGCAGTATATCGCTTCGGTGCGGCGGGACAAAGGTGGCGGACGTTCGCTCAATGCGGGACAAGCTGTAACGGGCACATTCCTGCTCTGGGCCGTGACCGGGGCGGGGAAGACGGAGATGATCTTCCCGCTGATCGAGGATGCGCTCCTGCACGGCGGCCGAGCGCTGGTGGCGACGCCGCGGCGGGATGTGGTACTGGAGCTGAAGCCGCGGATTGAGAAGGCTTTTCCGGCAGAACGGGTCGTGACGCTGTATGGCGGAAGCCCTGAGCGTTGGGGAGAGGGCAGAATTACGCTGGCGACGACCCATCAACTGCTGCGGTTCGACCGGGCATTCGATCTCGTTATTATTGATGAACTGGATGCGTTTCCTTATCATAATGATCCGATGCTCCACCGCGCTGCAGAACGAGTATGCCGCCGAGGGGGCGTTTTTGTGTTTCTGTCGGCCACGCCGCCGGAAGCGATGCAGCGTCAGGTTAGGCGCGGGACGCTGCGGCATGCACGGGTGCCGGTGCGGTATCATCGGCATCCGCTGCCGGTTCCGGCAAGAGTTGCGATGCCGGCCGTCGCGTTGTGCCTGGCGCGTGGGGCGCTCCCTAGGGCATTGCTCCGCCGTATGGCGGAATCGGTTGGCCGGGGAGCGCAGGTATTCATCTTCATCACCCGTATCCGGCAGGTGGAAGGTGTCGTGCAACTGCTGCAGCGGCAATTCCCGGAGGTACGGGTGGAGGGGACTTCCGCAGCGGATGCGCAGCGCGGAGACCGGGTACTCCGCTTCCGGGAGCGGGACATTCGGATGCTGGTCACGACGACGATCTTGGAGCGGGGCGTCACAGTGCCGAAGAGCGACGTGTACATTCTCGATGCGGATGATAAGCTGTTCGATGAAGCATCGCTCGTCCAGATGGCGGGCCGGGCCGGACGATCGAAGGATGATCCGGCGGGCACGGTTGTCTTCGGTTCCCGGCAATGGAATCGGGCACAGCGCAGGGCGGTGCGGCAGATTCGCGGGATGAACCGGCTGGCGAGACGGTACGGTTATCTGCTGCCCATCTACTCTGAAAGGAGTTGGCGTAATGGCTGA